The Bacteriovorax sp. Seq25_V genome includes a region encoding these proteins:
- a CDS encoding HAD family hydrolase has translation MKNNLPKIVFSDFDGTLTDHTEFSGKFLTILEMLKEYNTPLVIVTGRSLSWAHFFLTHFSDLPYVISEGGGVLSYRDKRGMIVDEYQVPVSDLEWLENFSKELLGRFEGLKLSADSIGRKSDRAIELCDLEDVVVRTEIKKLMDDQNINYSTSNVHLNFWCGDISKYKAVRSLLDKFYPDVSIEQTMYFGDSLNDQSMFKMVEHSVGVSNISEVLLKMTDKPKVILTGEENSGPSGVLNYLVTLFDHKLN, from the coding sequence ATGAAAAATAATCTTCCAAAAATTGTATTCTCTGACTTCGATGGCACATTAACTGATCACACTGAATTCTCTGGAAAGTTTCTGACGATCCTTGAAATGCTAAAAGAATATAACACTCCACTTGTTATTGTAACGGGACGAAGCCTTTCTTGGGCGCACTTCTTTCTAACGCATTTTAGTGATCTCCCTTACGTGATCTCTGAAGGTGGTGGTGTCTTAAGTTACCGAGATAAGCGTGGCATGATCGTTGATGAATACCAGGTCCCTGTTAGTGATCTTGAATGGCTTGAAAACTTTTCAAAAGAACTTCTTGGAAGATTTGAAGGATTGAAGCTCTCTGCAGACTCTATTGGAAGAAAGAGTGATAGGGCTATCGAGCTTTGTGATCTTGAGGATGTCGTTGTTCGCACAGAAATTAAGAAATTAATGGATGATCAAAATATTAATTACTCAACATCAAATGTTCACTTAAATTTTTGGTGTGGAGATATCTCGAAATATAAGGCCGTAAGATCACTACTAGATAAATTCTATCCAGATGTTTCTATCGAGCAGACAATGTACTTTGGAGATAGTCTCAATGACCAGTCAATGTTTAAAATGGTAGAGCATTCTGTTGGAGTTTCAAATATTTCAGAAGTTTTATTAAAGATGACAGATAAACCCAAAGTTATTCTTACTGGTGAAGAAAACTCTGGGCCATCTGGTGTATTAAATTACTTAGTAACGCTCTTTGATCATAAATTGAATTAA